The following coding sequences are from one Parabacteroides pacaensis window:
- the rpoB gene encoding DNA-directed RNA polymerase subunit beta, with protein sequence MSSTAENKRVNFASIKNALPYPDFLEVQLKSFQDFLQLDTPPEKRKKEGLYKVFAENFPIADTRNNFVLEFLDYYIDPPRYTIDECIERGLTYSVPLKAKLKLYCTDPDHEDFDTVIQDVYLGPIPYMTERGTFVINGAERVVVSQLHRSPGVFFGQSTHANGTKLYSARIIPFKGSWIEFATDINNVMYAYIDRKKKLPVTTLLRAIGFESDKDILEIFHLAEEVKVNKGNLKKLLGRKLAARVLKTWVEDFVDEDTGEVVSIERNEVIIDRESVLDNDNIDAIVESGVQNVLLHREDQNLSDYAIIYNTLQKDPSNSEKEAVLYIYRQLRNAEPADEASAREVITNLFFSEKRYDLGEVGRYRINKKLNLTTSDDVKVLTKEDIIEIIKYLIELINSKAVVDDIDHLSNRRVRTVGEQLYNQFGVGLARMSRTVRERMNVRDNEVFTPIDLINAKTISSVVNSFFGTNALSQFMDQTNPLAEITHKRRLSALGPGGLSRERAGFEVRDVHYTHYGRLCPIETPEGPNIGLISSLCVYAKINDLGFIATPYRPVADGVVNCSEDALRYYTAEEEEGKIIAQGNAPLDDNGRFVRSRVKSREGGDFPVVAPEEVSLMDVSPTQIASIAASLIPFLEHDDANRALMGSNMMRQAVPLLRAEAPIVGTGIEAQLIRDSRTQIMAERDGEVVFVDATCIKIKYDRTEDEEFVSFEDSVKMYVLPKFRKTNQSTTVDLRPICKKGDRVTKGQILTEGYSTQGGELALGRNLKVAYMPWKGYNYEDAIVLNERVVREDILTSVHVDEYILEVRETKRGMEELTSDIPNVSEEATANLDERGIVRVGARIEPGDILIGKITPKGESDPSPEEKLLRAIFGDKAGDVKDASLKATPSLRGVVIKTALFSKAVKKRKSRLTDKAILPKLDEEYEEKMNRLKDQLVDKLMVLTDGKVSQGVKDYMNTEVIPKGTKFTPMVLQALDYNVVQVSKWTADADKNELIKQVILNYLKKYKELDAELRRRKFDLTIGDELPTGIVQMAKVYIAKKRKIQVGDKMAGRHGNKGIVSKIVRQEDMPFLEDGTPVDICLNPLGVPSRMNLGQIFEAVLGWAGKEMDVKFSTPIFDGATLDDLNEWTDKAGVPRYGKSYLYDGGTGERFDQPATVGVTYMLKLGHMVDDKMHARSIGPYSLITQQPLGGKAQFGGQRFGEMEVWALEAFGAAHILQEILTIKSDDVVGRSKAYEAIVKGDPMPQPGIPESLNVLLHELRGLCLSFTLD encoded by the coding sequence ATGTCTTCAACAGCTGAAAACAAAAGAGTTAATTTTGCTTCGATAAAGAATGCTCTTCCTTATCCGGACTTCCTCGAAGTACAATTGAAGTCTTTCCAAGACTTTCTTCAACTTGACACTCCTCCTGAAAAGAGAAAGAAGGAGGGATTGTATAAAGTATTTGCTGAAAATTTTCCTATAGCGGATACGAGAAACAATTTTGTGTTGGAGTTCTTAGATTACTATATTGATCCGCCTCGTTATACCATTGACGAGTGTATTGAACGGGGACTTACTTATAGCGTTCCGTTAAAGGCAAAGTTGAAACTGTATTGTACGGATCCTGATCATGAAGATTTTGATACAGTAATTCAGGATGTGTATTTAGGTCCGATTCCGTATATGACGGAAAGAGGAACTTTTGTGATCAATGGTGCCGAACGGGTAGTCGTTTCTCAATTACATCGTTCTCCTGGTGTATTCTTTGGACAGAGTACACATGCGAATGGTACTAAGTTGTATTCTGCCCGTATTATTCCTTTTAAAGGATCATGGATCGAATTTGCTACAGACATTAATAATGTGATGTATGCTTATATCGATCGTAAAAAGAAATTGCCTGTTACCACTCTTCTACGTGCAATCGGGTTTGAGAGTGATAAAGATATTCTTGAAATATTCCACTTGGCTGAAGAAGTTAAAGTGAATAAAGGAAATCTGAAGAAGCTGTTAGGCCGCAAATTGGCTGCCCGTGTATTAAAGACTTGGGTAGAAGATTTTGTGGACGAAGATACTGGAGAAGTAGTTTCTATTGAACGTAATGAAGTCATTATCGATCGTGAATCCGTATTGGATAATGATAATATTGATGCGATAGTTGAATCGGGTGTACAGAATGTATTATTACACCGTGAAGATCAGAACCTTTCAGACTATGCAATCATATATAATACGCTTCAGAAAGATCCCAGTAACTCGGAAAAAGAAGCTGTTCTTTATATTTACAGGCAGTTACGTAATGCCGAACCGGCAGATGAAGCGAGTGCCCGTGAAGTTATCACGAATCTATTTTTCTCTGAAAAACGCTATGATCTGGGAGAAGTAGGTCGCTATAGAATTAATAAAAAGTTAAATCTTACCACCAGTGACGATGTTAAGGTTTTAACAAAAGAAGATATAATCGAGATTATAAAGTATTTGATCGAGTTAATTAACTCGAAAGCTGTAGTAGACGATATCGACCATTTAAGTAATCGTCGTGTCCGTACAGTAGGAGAACAACTTTATAATCAATTTGGGGTTGGTTTGGCTCGTATGTCACGTACGGTACGTGAACGTATGAATGTCCGGGATAATGAAGTATTTACTCCGATTGATTTGATTAACGCGAAGACTATTTCGTCTGTAGTAAACTCTTTCTTCGGAACAAATGCATTATCTCAGTTTATGGATCAAACTAATCCATTAGCTGAAATTACTCACAAAAGACGTTTATCGGCTTTAGGTCCTGGCGGTTTATCAAGAGAACGTGCCGGATTTGAAGTTCGTGACGTTCACTATACTCATTATGGTCGTCTTTGTCCTATTGAAACACCGGAAGGCCCTAACATCGGATTGATTTCTTCTTTGTGTGTGTATGCAAAGATTAACGACCTCGGTTTTATTGCCACTCCTTACCGTCCGGTAGCTGATGGCGTGGTGAATTGTTCGGAAGACGCACTTCGCTATTACACTGCAGAAGAGGAAGAAGGTAAAATTATTGCACAGGGAAATGCTCCGTTGGATGATAATGGCCGTTTTGTCCGTTCGAGAGTTAAATCCCGTGAAGGAGGTGATTTCCCCGTAGTTGCTCCGGAAGAAGTTAGTTTAATGGATGTTTCTCCTACGCAGATTGCCTCAATTGCAGCTTCTTTAATTCCTTTCTTGGAACATGACGATGCGAACCGTGCATTGATGGGATCTAACATGATGCGTCAGGCAGTTCCTTTGTTGCGTGCTGAAGCTCCTATTGTCGGTACGGGTATCGAGGCACAGTTGATTCGTGATTCCCGGACGCAGATCATGGCTGAGCGTGACGGAGAAGTTGTGTTTGTGGATGCGACTTGTATTAAAATTAAATATGACCGTACAGAAGATGAAGAGTTTGTAAGCTTTGAAGATTCTGTAAAGATGTATGTCTTACCTAAGTTCAGAAAAACAAACCAGAGTACGACCGTTGATTTACGTCCTATTTGTAAAAAGGGAGACCGGGTAACAAAAGGTCAGATATTAACGGAAGGTTATTCTACGCAAGGTGGAGAGCTAGCATTGGGACGTAACCTGAAAGTGGCTTATATGCCTTGGAAGGGGTACAATTATGAAGATGCTATTGTGTTGAATGAACGGGTAGTTCGTGAAGACATTCTTACTTCTGTGCACGTAGATGAATATATTCTGGAAGTACGCGAAACCAAACGTGGTATGGAAGAACTTACGTCTGATATACCGAACGTAAGTGAAGAAGCTACCGCCAATTTGGATGAAAGAGGTATTGTACGGGTAGGTGCTCGCATTGAACCGGGCGACATTTTGATTGGTAAGATTACCCCGAAAGGCGAATCAGACCCTTCACCCGAAGAAAAATTGCTCCGGGCTATCTTCGGAGATAAGGCGGGCGATGTAAAGGATGCTTCTTTAAAAGCTACTCCCTCTTTGCGTGGTGTAGTTATTAAAACTGCTTTATTCTCTAAGGCTGTAAAGAAGAGAAAATCCAGATTAACCGATAAGGCTATTTTGCCTAAGTTGGACGAAGAATACGAAGAAAAAATGAATCGTCTGAAAGATCAATTGGTTGATAAATTGATGGTTTTAACAGATGGTAAAGTTTCTCAAGGCGTTAAAGATTATATGAATACAGAAGTAATTCCGAAGGGAACTAAGTTCACCCCGATGGTTTTACAGGCGTTGGATTATAATGTTGTCCAAGTAAGTAAATGGACTGCCGATGCGGATAAGAATGAATTGATTAAACAGGTTATCCTGAATTATTTGAAAAAATACAAGGAGCTGGATGCCGAACTGAGAAGACGTAAGTTTGACCTTACAATCGGAGATGAGCTTCCGACCGGTATTGTTCAGATGGCGAAGGTTTACATTGCTAAGAAACGTAAAATTCAGGTAGGTGATAAAATGGCTGGTCGCCATGGTAATAAAGGTATCGTTTCCAAGATCGTTCGTCAGGAAGATATGCCGTTCCTGGAAGATGGTACGCCGGTAGATATTTGCTTGAATCCGTTAGGTGTGCCTTCCCGTATGAATCTGGGACAGATATTTGAAGCTGTTTTGGGTTGGGCCGGTAAAGAAATGGATGTGAAATTTTCTACTCCTATTTTTGACGGTGCTACCTTGGATGACTTGAATGAATGGACAGATAAAGCAGGTGTTCCCCGTTACGGTAAATCTTATTTGTATGACGGAGGTACCGGTGAGCGTTTTGACCAACCGGCAACTGTGGGAGTTACTTATATGTTGAAGTTAGGCCACATGGTTGACGATAAGATGCATGCCCGTTCGATCGGACCGTATTCTTTGATTACTCAACAGCCTCTTGGTGGTAAAGCTCAGTTTGGTGGACAACGTTTCGGAGAAATGGAAGTTTGGGCACTCGAAGCTTTCGGTGCAGCCCATATTCTTCAGGAAATCCTGACCATTAAATCTGATGACGTAGTAGGCCGTTCGAAAGCATATGAAGCCATTGTGAAGGGAGATCCGATGCCACAACCGGGTATTCCGGAATCTTTAAATGTATTGCTTCATGAATTAAGGGGGCTTTGCTTAAGTTTTACATTAGATTAA
- the rplL gene encoding 50S ribosomal protein L7/L12 produces MADLKAFAEQLVNLTVKEVSELATILKEEYGIEPAAAAVAVAAPAAGGAEAAAEEKTSFDVVLKGIGANKLAIVKLVKELTGLGLKEAKDLVDGAPNTVKEGLAKADAEAMKKSLEDAGAEVELK; encoded by the coding sequence ATGGCAGATTTGAAAGCTTTTGCAGAACAATTAGTTAACTTGACCGTTAAAGAAGTTAGTGAACTTGCTACTATCCTGAAAGAAGAATACGGTATTGAACCTGCTGCTGCAGCTGTTGCTGTTGCTGCTCCTGCTGCTGGTGGCGCTGAAGCTGCTGCAGAAGAAAAAACTTCTTTTGACGTAGTATTAAAAGGTATCGGTGCTAACAAATTAGCTATCGTTAAGTTAGTAAAAGAATTAACCGGTCTTGGTTTGAAAGAAGCAAAAGATTTAGTGGATGGTGCTCCTAACACAGTTAAGGAAGGTCTTGCTAAGGCTGATGCAGAAGCAATGAAGAAAAGTTTAGAAGACGCTGGAGCTGAAGTTGAACTTAAATAG
- the rplJ gene encoding 50S ribosomal protein L10 encodes MRKEDKGAIIEQLSATVKEYGNFYLTDIEALNAEKTSALRKECFKRDVKLIVVKNSLLKKALESVEGDFTPLHDSMKGNTAVMFCTVANAPAKLIKDFTKDTKGEGKPQLKAAYVQESFYVGADNLDALVSIKSKKELIGDVIMLLQSPAKNVISALQSSGQTIHGILKTLEEREN; translated from the coding sequence ATGAGAAAGGAAGATAAAGGTGCTATTATAGAACAGTTGTCAGCTACTGTTAAAGAATACGGAAATTTTTACTTGACCGATATTGAAGCTCTGAATGCAGAAAAAACGAGTGCATTGAGAAAAGAATGTTTCAAACGGGACGTAAAGTTAATTGTAGTAAAGAATAGCTTGCTTAAAAAGGCATTAGAATCAGTGGAAGGTGATTTCACTCCTCTTCATGATTCAATGAAAGGAAATACTGCTGTGATGTTTTGTACAGTAGCTAATGCTCCCGCTAAATTGATCAAGGATTTTACTAAAGATACCAAAGGAGAAGGTAAACCTCAATTAAAAGCTGCTTATGTACAAGAAAGCTTCTATGTAGGTGCTGATAACCTCGATGCTTTAGTAAGTATCAAGAGCAAGAAAGAACTTATCGGAGATGTTATTATGTTACTTCAGTCTCCGGCCAAAAACGTTATTTCGGCTCTTCAATCCAGTGGACAAACTATTCACGGAATTTTAAAAACTCTCGAAGAGAGAGAAAATTAA
- the rplA gene encoding 50S ribosomal protein L1: MSKLTKNQKLALGKIEAGKAYSLKEASALVKEITTTKFDASVDVDVRLGVDPRKANQMVRGVVSLPHGTGKQVRVLALCTPDKEAEAKEAGADYVGLDEYIAKIKGGWTDIDVIITMPSVMGKIGALGRILGPRGLMPNPKSGTVTNEIGNAVKEVKQGKIDFKVDKTGIVHTSIGKVSFTPDQIRENTKEFIATINKLKPTAAKGTYIKSIYLSSTMSAGIKIDPKSVEEN, from the coding sequence ATGAGTAAACTTACAAAAAATCAAAAGTTAGCTTTAGGCAAGATTGAAGCTGGGAAAGCATATTCATTAAAGGAAGCTTCAGCTTTAGTAAAGGAAATTACCACTACTAAATTTGATGCATCTGTGGATGTGGATGTCCGTTTAGGTGTTGATCCCCGTAAGGCTAATCAAATGGTAAGAGGCGTGGTTTCATTGCCTCATGGAACAGGTAAGCAAGTTAGGGTTCTCGCATTATGTACTCCAGACAAGGAAGCTGAAGCAAAAGAGGCTGGGGCGGATTATGTTGGTTTAGATGAATATATAGCTAAAATCAAAGGTGGTTGGACCGATATTGACGTAATCATTACCATGCCGTCTGTCATGGGGAAAATCGGAGCTTTGGGTAGAATATTAGGACCTCGCGGTTTGATGCCTAACCCTAAAAGCGGTACGGTTACCAATGAAATCGGTAATGCAGTGAAAGAAGTTAAGCAAGGTAAAATCGACTTTAAAGTTGACAAGACTGGTATTGTTCATACTTCTATCGGTAAAGTATCTTTTACTCCTGATCAGATTCGTGAAAATACCAAGGAATTTATTGCAACTATCAATAAGTTGAAACCGACGGCAGCTAAGGGTACATATATAAAGAGCATTTATCTTTCAAGTACAATGAGTGCGGGTATTAAAATTGACCCCAAATCAGTTGAAGAAAACTAA
- the rplK gene encoding 50S ribosomal protein L11, with the protein MAKEVAGQIKLQIKGGAANPSPPVGPALGSKGINIMEFCKQFNARTQDKAGKVLPVVITYYADKTFDFVVKTPPVAIQLLEATKLKSGSAEPNRKKVAEVTWDQVKAIAEDKLVDLNCFTVSSAMKMVAGTARSMGITVKGTFPELN; encoded by the coding sequence ATGGCTAAAGAAGTTGCTGGACAAATTAAGTTGCAGATTAAAGGAGGAGCAGCAAACCCTTCTCCCCCTGTTGGACCTGCTTTAGGTTCTAAGGGTATTAATATCATGGAGTTTTGCAAGCAATTTAATGCCAGAACCCAGGACAAAGCTGGAAAGGTTTTGCCGGTTGTAATTACTTACTATGCTGATAAGACTTTCGATTTTGTCGTAAAAACTCCTCCTGTCGCTATCCAATTGTTGGAAGCTACAAAGTTGAAGAGTGGTTCTGCCGAGCCTAATCGTAAAAAAGTAGCTGAGGTTACTTGGGATCAGGTAAAGGCTATTGCAGAAGACAAATTGGTAGACTTGAACTGTTTCACCGTGTCTTCAGCGATGAAGATGGTTGCCGGAACAGCCAGAAGTATGGGTATCACTGTTAAAGGGACATTCCCGGAATTAAACTAA
- the nusG gene encoding transcription termination/antitermination protein NusG produces the protein MSDVEKKFYVLRAISGKENKVREYLEAELKNTDLGEYVSQVLIPTEKTVTMRNGKKVMKERAYLPGYVLVEAALVGEVAHRLRNIPNVIGFLGGADTPVPLRPAEVSRILGSVDELQEQQEDLDLHFYVGETVKVTDGPFSGFSGLIEEVNTEKKKLKVMVKIFGRKTPLELNYMQVEKE, from the coding sequence ATGTCAGACGTCGAAAAAAAATTTTATGTTCTTCGCGCTATAAGCGGTAAGGAGAATAAAGTCAGAGAATATCTTGAGGCGGAGCTTAAAAATACCGATCTTGGAGAATATGTTTCACAAGTCTTGATTCCTACAGAGAAAACCGTCACTATGCGTAATGGTAAAAAAGTAATGAAAGAAAGAGCTTATTTACCAGGTTATGTGTTGGTCGAAGCTGCATTGGTGGGAGAAGTTGCTCATCGATTAAGAAATATTCCTAACGTAATTGGATTCTTGGGTGGAGCTGATACTCCGGTTCCTTTGCGTCCGGCAGAAGTAAGCCGAATTTTAGGTTCGGTTGACGAATTGCAAGAACAACAGGAAGACTTGGATCTTCATTTTTACGTAGGTGAAACTGTAAAGGTGACTGACGGTCCTTTTAGTGGTTTTAGCGGATTAATCGAGGAAGTAAATACCGAGAAAAAGAAACTTAAGGTAATGGTTAAAATCTTCGGACGTAAAACCCCCCTTGAGTTGAATTATATGCAAGTGGAGAAAGAATAG
- the secE gene encoding preprotein translocase subunit SecE, protein MKKIINYIKESYNELVYKVSWPTMQELSNSAVVVMIASLIIAAVIFVIDLGFENVMRFFYEKVF, encoded by the coding sequence ATGAAAAAGATAATTAATTATATTAAGGAATCTTATAACGAACTTGTTTATAAAGTTTCTTGGCCTACTATGCAGGAGCTTTCCAATAGTGCTGTGGTTGTTATGATTGCTTCCCTTATCATCGCAGCAGTAATCTTCGTAATCGATTTAGGCTTTGAGAATGTGATGCGTTTCTTCTACGAAAAAGTATTTTAA
- the tuf gene encoding elongation factor Tu: MAKEHFNRTKPHVNIGTIGHVDHGKTTLTAAITTVLAKKGLSEVKSFDQIDNAPEEKERGITINTSHVEYETANRHYAHVDCPGHADYVKNMVTGAAQMDGAIIVVAATDGPMPQTREHILLARQVNVPKLVVFMNKCDMVDDEEMLDLVEMEMRELLSFYDFDGDNTPIIRGSALGALNGEAQWEDKVMELMEAVDTWIPLPERAVDKPFLMPVEDVFSITGRGTVATGRIETGIIKTGDEVQIIGLGAEGKKSVVTGVEMFRKILDEGQAGDNVGLLLRGIDKNEIKRGMVICHPGQVKPHSKFKAEVYILKKEEGGRHTPFHNKYRPQFYIRTLDVTGEITLPEGTEMVMPGDNVTIEVELIYPVACNVGLRFAIREGGRTVGAGQITDLEN, encoded by the coding sequence ATGGCAAAAGAACATTTTAACAGGACGAAACCGCACGTAAACATCGGTACGATCGGTCACGTTGACCATGGTAAAACTACCTTGACTGCTGCTATTACTACTGTATTGGCAAAGAAAGGTCTTTCAGAAGTTAAGTCTTTCGACCAGATCGATAACGCTCCTGAAGAAAAAGAAAGAGGTATTACTATTAATACTTCACACGTTGAATACGAAACAGCTAATCGTCACTATGCACACGTAGACTGTCCGGGTCACGCCGACTACGTTAAGAACATGGTAACTGGTGCTGCTCAGATGGATGGTGCTATTATCGTTGTTGCTGCAACTGATGGTCCTATGCCTCAAACTCGTGAACATATCCTTTTAGCTCGTCAGGTAAACGTACCGAAGCTTGTTGTATTCATGAACAAGTGCGATATGGTTGACGACGAAGAAATGTTAGACCTCGTTGAAATGGAAATGAGAGAACTTCTTTCTTTCTATGATTTCGATGGTGATAATACTCCTATCATCCGTGGTTCTGCTCTTGGAGCATTGAACGGCGAAGCTCAATGGGAAGATAAAGTAATGGAATTGATGGAAGCTGTTGATACATGGATTCCTCTGCCAGAACGTGCCGTTGACAAACCTTTCTTGATGCCGGTTGAAGACGTGTTCTCTATCACTGGTCGTGGTACTGTAGCAACAGGTCGTATCGAAACTGGTATTATCAAAACGGGTGATGAAGTTCAGATTATCGGTTTAGGTGCTGAAGGAAAAAAATCTGTTGTAACTGGTGTTGAAATGTTCCGTAAGATTTTGGATGAAGGTCAAGCTGGTGACAACGTAGGTTTGTTACTTCGTGGTATCGACAAGAACGAAATCAAACGTGGTATGGTTATTTGCCATCCGGGACAGGTTAAACCTCATTCTAAATTCAAAGCTGAAGTTTATATTTTGAAGAAAGAAGAAGGTGGTCGTCATACTCCGTTCCACAATAAATATCGTCCTCAATTCTATATTCGTACTTTGGACGTTACAGGTGAAATCACTCTTCCGGAAGGAACAGAAATGGTTATGCCTGGTGATAACGTAACCATCGAAGTTGAACTGATTTATCCGGTTGCTTGTAATGTAGGTTTGCGTTTTGCTATTCGCGAAGGTGGACGTACAGTAGGTGCTGGTCAGATCACAGATTTGGAAAATTAA
- the hpf gene encoding ribosome hibernation-promoting factor, HPF/YfiA family, whose amino-acid sequence MEIRIQAIHFDATERLQAFIQKKVAKLEQYFDGIITAEVTLKVVKPETAQNKQAGIKLLLKNGDCFAEKINDTFEGAVDDAVEALEKQLIKFKEKVRAK is encoded by the coding sequence ATGGAAATTAGAATTCAAGCTATTCATTTTGATGCTACAGAAAGACTGCAGGCATTTATTCAAAAGAAGGTGGCAAAGTTAGAACAATACTTTGATGGTATTATAACTGCTGAAGTTACCTTAAAAGTAGTGAAGCCTGAAACTGCACAGAATAAACAAGCTGGTATCAAGCTTTTGCTTAAAAATGGAGATTGTTTTGCGGAAAAAATTAATGATACTTTTGAAGGTGCTGTTGATGATGCCGTAGAAGCCTTGGAAAAGCAATTGATTAAATTCAAAGAAAAAGTAAGAGCTAAATAA
- the rpsU gene encoding 30S ribosomal protein S21: MIVVPLKEGENIEKALKKFKRKFEKTGIVKELRNRQAFTKPSVEKRKQRMRAVYVQQLQQIEE, from the coding sequence ATGATTGTAGTTCCATTAAAAGAAGGCGAAAACATCGAGAAAGCGCTGAAAAAGTTTAAAAGAAAGTTTGAAAAAACAGGTATTGTTAAAGAGTTAAGAAACAGACAAGCATTTACAAAACCGTCTGTTGAAAAGAGAAAACAACGGATGCGTGCAGTGTATGTTCAGCAACTTCAACAAATAGAAGAATAA